TACCGGTCAAATGAAGCGGCTTACCATCAACACTGGCGGTGCGGTGTTGCAAGTTTACGCTCAAACGACCGGTGCGAATAATAGATTCAGAGTGGCCACGAGACCGGCGGATAATGGCGTGGATGCGTGCCAACAGCTCGGTCTTATTGAATGGCTTTGTCAAATAATCATCAGCTCCGAAGCCAAGGCCGCGGACCTTATCATCAATTTCACCCAATCCTGAAAGGATCAGAATTGGCGTTTTAATTTGGGCTGCCCGTAAGCGGCGCAAGACTTCATACCCATCCATATCGGGTAGAATCAAATCAAGTATAATTAAGTCATATTCATAGAGCTTACCAATTTCCAAGCCATCTTCCCCAAGATCTGTTGTATCACAAACAAATCCTTCAGAACGGAGCATGCTTTGTAGTGTTTTGGCTGTTGCGGAATCGTCTTCAATTAATAGTACTCTCATCAAAACCTCCAAATAATTAAACTGCTAAGATGATCGTAACAAATAATTTTTAATATAACTAATAGAATATTTTTATTTTTTTAGACATATTTTAACGATTTGTTTACTATTGTTGTGATTTGACTTTGAAGAAATGTTTATCCTTTGCACCGGCTGGCCTTGAAACATTGTATATATACATATCGCAAGTACGAAATTTAAGAAATTAGACTGTGGGGCCTCAATCCAAATCCGCCAGCAACGTGGCATTGCCCCCGGCGGCGGTTGTATCTTGGGTAAAGGATCGCTCTACGGTGAAGCGCTGCAAATAGTTCGGACCGCCGGCTTTGGGGCCTGTGCCGGAAAGTCCTTCGCCACCAAAAGGTTGAACGCCTACAACAGCACCAATCATACTGCGATTGATATAAAGGTTCCCTACGCGAGCTCTCTTTCGAACGCGGTCGATGGTCTCATCAATCCTGCTATGTACACCCAGCGTCAGACCGTAGCCTGTAGCATTTATCTGATTGATGACTTTGTCCAAATCTTGTGCCTTAAAGCGAACCACGTGCAATATCGGGCCAAAAACCTCTTCTGTCATTTGTGTGGCAGAAGACAACTCCCAAGCCTGAGGAGCAAAATAACTTCCCTGGTTATGGGACTCATTTAAGGCAACTCGACAAATCAATTGCGCTGTATCTTTCAAACTCTTCTCATAGGTTTGCAATTGTTTGCAAGCATCATGATCAATCACGGGCCCAACATCCGTCGATAAGAGATGAGGATTGCCTACAGCCAATTCTTCCATGGCCCCTTTCAGCATAGCCAAAAGATTGTCGGCAATCTCTTCTTGTACGAAGACCATGCGCAAGGCGGAACACCTTTGCCCGGCACTTTGGAAAGACGAGACAATCACATCTTGGATCACTTGCTCCGGAAGGGCGGATGAATCCACAATCATGGCATTCATCCCCCCCGTTTCCGCAATTAGCGGCACAATGGGGGAATTCTCCCTTGAAAGGAGGGTTTGGGCGATACCCTTTGCAACACCCGTGGAGCCTGTGAAGGCAACACCCGCTGTGTGAGAATCCCGTGTCAGCTTATCCCCAAGAAGGCTGCCCTTGCCGGGTAAGAAATGCAATACATCCCCTGGAATTCCCGCTTCATGAGCGAGCTGAATAGCGCGGTAGGCAACCAAAGGGGTTTGATGGGCAGGTTTTGCAATGACACAGTTTCCAGCGGCCAAAGCGGCTGTGACTTGTCCGATAAAGATAGCTAGAGGAAAATTCCAAGGACTGATACACACGATGACGCCACGCCCCTGAAGGCTTAATTGGTTCAGCTCCCCCGTGGGGCCTGGAAAATTCATAGGGACACTCATGAGACGTCGAGCCTCCGAAGCATAGTATCGGCAAAAGTCGACCGCTTCCCGAACTTCTGACAGCGCATCAGGAAGCGTCTTCCCCCCCTCATAGACCAATAATGTCATCAGCTCTTCTTGATGGTTCTCCAGGAGAGTTGCAAGGCGTTCCAAATAGTGGGCTCGGATTTCAACATCCGTGCCACTCCAGCTTTCAAACGCGCTATTCGCGCTGTGCATGGCTTTCTCAACATGTTCGGGTGTCGCATTCAAAACTTGCCCAATCATTTGATCATTATCAGAAGGATTCACCAATAAAACGGTTTCTCCCTGACGAACATTTTTCCCCGCTATAATGGGACATGCAGACCAAGGAGCCCCTTTGGGCATAGCGAGCCTCGTTGCTTCCATCTTTTGTGTCAAGTCATGGATACCTTCAACGTCATGAAGATCTATGCCATAAGAATTCTGCCGCTGAGGGCGGAAAAGATCTTGTGGTAAAGGAATCTTGGGGTGCGCAATCGGCACGGCGACGCGTGCTTGTGCAATCGGATCTGCAATCAAAGCCTCTATCGAGACCAAAGGATCATATATCTTATGAACAAACGATGTGTTTGCGCCATTCTCAAGCAATCGTCGCACCAAATAGGGCAACAGATCCCGATATTCCCCAACAGGCGCATAGATACGACAAGGTACATTGAAATTCTTATTTTTCACGACT
This sequence is a window from Alphaproteobacteria bacterium. Protein-coding genes within it:
- a CDS encoding response regulator transcription factor, translating into MRVLLIEDDSATAKTLQSMLRSEGFVCDTTDLGEDGLEIGKLYEYDLIILDLILPDMDGYEVLRRLRAAQIKTPILILSGLGEIDDKVRGLGFGADDYLTKPFNKTELLARIHAIIRRSRGHSESIIRTGRLSVNLQHRTASVDGKPLHLTGKEYAIVELLSLRKGTTLTKEMFLNHLYGGMDEPELKIIDVFICKLRRKLAEALNGEDYIETVWGRGYVLRELSDEEKAAQTPAPVIGSIGINGTQGDTGKSTPSFG
- the putA gene encoding bifunctional proline dehydrogenase/L-glutamate gamma-semialdehyde dehydrogenase PutA, which produces MKPKLKKKSHPKEEISNPPSSDLNDFGPVSKFNDFYRKDEAEVVMLLLDQIQQTPEQSRRIYDLAHSLVEAVRAKKQDRFSIENFLQTYHLNSQEGIVLMCLAEALLRVPDTQTKTRLIRDKIGSVKWGGQPDQGVSVADTLFARLTNFGLSTADHLMNWGLEKKGFLEVVGGLTRRISEPVIRQSIAQAMKILGRQFVMGESIGEAMQRAKSAERQGYRHSYDMLGEAACTKEDAKRYYQSYAQAIESIGKMVTKGDIFSQPSISVKLSALHPRYELAKRQRILDELRPLVLQLALLAKEKGIGLTIDAEESERLDISMDIIQYISAHVDLEGWNGFGVAVQAYQKRAPLLIDDLIQMAKRDDRRLCIRLVKGAYWDSEIKRTQERGLKGYSVFTRKVFTDVCYQVCAQKMFAQSEAVYPQFATHNAQTVAMLLEMAGETKEFELQRLHGMGEALHEQVVKNKNFNVPCRIYAPVGEYRDLLPYLVRRLLENGANTSFVHKIYDPLVSIEALIADPIAQARVAVPIAHPKIPLPQDLFRPQRQNSYGIDLHDVEGIHDLTQKMEATRLAMPKGAPWSACPIIAGKNVRQGETVLLVNPSDNDQMIGQVLNATPEHVEKAMHSANSAFESWSGTDVEIRAHYLERLATLLENHQEELMTLLVYEGGKTLPDALSEVREAVDFCRYYASEARRLMSVPMNFPGPTGELNQLSLQGRGVIVCISPWNFPLAIFIGQVTAALAAGNCVIAKPAHQTPLVAYRAIQLAHEAGIPGDVLHFLPGKGSLLGDKLTRDSHTAGVAFTGSTGVAKGIAQTLLSRENSPIVPLIAETGGMNAMIVDSSALPEQVIQDVIVSSFQSAGQRCSALRMVFVQEEIADNLLAMLKGAMEELAVGNPHLLSTDVGPVIDHDACKQLQTYEKSLKDTAQLICRVALNESHNQGSYFAPQAWELSSATQMTEEVFGPILHVVRFKAQDLDKVINQINATGYGLTLGVHSRIDETIDRVRKRARVGNLYINRSMIGAVVGVQPFGGEGLSGTGPKAGGPNYLQRFTVERSFTQDTTAAGGNATLLADLD